A genomic stretch from Bos javanicus breed banteng chromosome 3, ARS-OSU_banteng_1.0, whole genome shotgun sequence includes:
- the CRCT1 gene encoding cysteine-rich C-terminal protein 1, giving the protein MSSQQSAKGSPRGSSQGPTPCPAPCPAPEPDTSSCSSGCCGNGCCGNGCCGSSGDSGCCGDCGCGDCGCGGSSSVGCCCFPRRRRRQGRRGCGCCGGSSQRSQYSSSSGCCGC; this is encoded by the coding sequence ATGTCCTCTCAGCAGAGCGCCAAAGGCTCTCCCAGGGGCTCTTCGCAGGGCCCCACCCCTTGTCCCGCCCCTTGCCCCGCCCCGGAGCCCGACACCTCCTCCTGCAGCTCTGGGTGCTGCGGCAACGGGTGCTGCGGCAACGGCTGCTGCGGCTCCAGCGGGGACTCCGGCTGCTGCGGCGACTGTGGCTGCGGCGACTGTGGCTGCGGCGGCTCCAGCTCCGTCGGTTGCTGCTGCTTCCCCAGGAGGCGCCGCCGGCAGGGTAGACGCGGCTGCGGCTGCTGCGGAGGCAGCAGCCAGAGGTCCCAGTACTCCAGCTCCTCCGGCTGCTGCGGATGCTGA